A region from the Sphingopyxis lindanitolerans genome encodes:
- a CDS encoding MFS transporter: protein MVTAVVSEGQAQPQGAGDAAGAGVKGGFYRWLVVAILFAGYCFSAIDARVLTLMVEPIQRDLNLSDFEISLLQGFAFSLLYSIAALPIGRFVDRTKRRATLIVWGVIFWSAMTAACGFTSSFIGLFLARVGVGVGEATLSPTAYSLISDYFERRRRALAISFYAIGYPIGGGLALLIGGWLLVRFTKMGGVTLPLLGSFEPWQMVFLCVAAPGLIIAALMMTIREPARQEVAANLSAQSSLREGFAYISERWALFGSLIGSLALIALLAIGTALWFPTFLIRSYGMSPAEVGMSYGMVMLVCGTTGTLAGGWFAGRLMQNGRADANMRVVLIATLLKGVPLIIAPLMPTAFWSLVMMAIGTLIGQASQGVMLTAIQDVTPNQLRGQVTAISLLFVNLVGMGLGASVIAAITDFGFGDQAALGYSIAIAGAVALPLIIGLLLVALPHYRRAVEG, encoded by the coding sequence ATGGTGACGGCCGTAGTGTCAGAAGGGCAGGCCCAGCCGCAGGGCGCGGGGGACGCGGCGGGCGCGGGGGTCAAGGGCGGTTTCTATCGCTGGCTGGTCGTCGCGATCCTTTTCGCCGGCTATTGCTTCAGCGCGATCGATGCCCGTGTGCTGACGCTGATGGTCGAACCGATCCAGCGCGACCTGAACCTCAGCGATTTCGAGATCAGCCTGCTTCAGGGCTTTGCCTTTTCCCTCCTCTACAGCATTGCCGCGTTGCCGATCGGCCGTTTCGTCGATCGCACCAAAAGGCGCGCGACGCTGATCGTGTGGGGGGTCATTTTTTGGTCCGCGATGACGGCGGCCTGCGGCTTTACCAGCAGCTTCATCGGGCTCTTCCTTGCCCGCGTCGGGGTCGGCGTGGGCGAAGCGACGCTCAGCCCGACCGCCTATTCGCTGATCAGCGACTATTTCGAGCGCCGCAGACGGGCGCTGGCGATCAGCTTTTATGCGATCGGCTATCCGATCGGCGGCGGGCTGGCCCTTTTGATCGGCGGCTGGCTGCTCGTGCGCTTCACGAAAATGGGCGGCGTGACATTGCCGCTGCTCGGCAGTTTCGAACCGTGGCAGATGGTGTTCCTGTGCGTCGCGGCGCCCGGATTGATCATCGCCGCACTGATGATGACAATCCGCGAGCCAGCGCGGCAAGAAGTGGCGGCGAACCTGTCGGCGCAGAGCAGCCTGCGCGAAGGCTTTGCTTATATTTCCGAGCGCTGGGCGCTGTTCGGCTCGCTGATCGGTTCGCTCGCGCTGATTGCACTGCTGGCGATCGGCACCGCGCTGTGGTTCCCGACCTTCCTGATCCGCAGTTACGGCATGAGCCCCGCCGAGGTGGGAATGTCGTACGGGATGGTGATGCTGGTGTGTGGCACCACTGGCACTCTGGCAGGCGGCTGGTTTGCCGGACGGCTGATGCAAAACGGGCGGGCCGACGCCAATATGCGCGTCGTGTTGATCGCGACCTTGCTGAAGGGCGTGCCGCTGATCATCGCACCGCTGATGCCGACGGCATTCTGGTCGCTGGTCATGATGGCGATCGGGACGCTTATCGGACAGGCTTCGCAGGGCGTGATGCTGACGGCGATCCAGGATGTGACGCCCAATCAGCTACGCGGGCAGGTGACCGCCATCTCGTTGCTGTTCGTCAATCTGGTCGGAATGGGGCTGGGCGCCAGCGTCATCGCCGCGATTACCGATTTCGGCTTCGGCGATCAGGCGGCGCTCGGCTATTCGATCGCGATAGCCGGCGCGGTCGCGCTGCCGCTGATCATCGGCCTGCTTCTCGTCGCCCTGCCGCATTACCGCCGTGCGGTCGAAGGCTGA
- a CDS encoding SDR family NAD(P)-dependent oxidoreductase, whose product MDDFSGRVAVVTGGASGVGKCLCADLARAGAHVVIADIDPARLEAVRAEIDALGSGQVLAIACDVTKEASVRALADQVFGQFDTVHILFNNAGVGLGEAQRKIWTLPISDWRWGIDVNVLGVIHGIAAFVPRMIDAGQEGVIVNTSSTNGGLRSLPNTPIYAATKAAVTSISEVLHQQLLREGGKLRAATLFPGPHTVNTGIMASGEVRPADYVENEAQTKVAYRTMEDLVRTTGLKLQLTEPEEVSAFALDGIRAGRFWLLPESEENDVLIAARTEQILARQNPPSAW is encoded by the coding sequence ATGGACGATTTTTCCGGCCGGGTGGCCGTCGTGACCGGTGGAGCGAGCGGGGTCGGCAAATGTCTGTGCGCCGACCTCGCCCGCGCCGGGGCGCATGTGGTGATTGCCGATATCGATCCGGCGCGGCTTGAAGCCGTCCGCGCCGAGATCGACGCGCTGGGGTCGGGGCAGGTGCTCGCCATCGCGTGCGACGTGACCAAGGAAGCGTCGGTGCGGGCGCTGGCCGATCAGGTCTTTGGCCAGTTCGATACGGTGCATATCCTGTTCAACAATGCGGGCGTCGGGCTGGGCGAGGCGCAGCGCAAGATCTGGACGCTTCCGATCAGCGACTGGCGCTGGGGGATCGACGTCAACGTGCTTGGCGTCATCCACGGGATTGCCGCCTTCGTGCCGCGCATGATCGACGCGGGGCAGGAGGGGGTGATCGTCAACACCAGTTCGACCAACGGCGGGCTGCGATCGCTTCCCAACACCCCCATCTATGCCGCCACCAAGGCGGCGGTGACCAGCATTTCCGAAGTCTTGCACCAGCAATTGCTGCGCGAAGGCGGAAAACTGCGCGCGGCGACGCTCTTTCCGGGGCCGCACACGGTCAATACGGGGATCATGGCATCGGGCGAGGTGCGCCCGGCGGATTATGTCGAAAATGAAGCCCAGACCAAGGTCGCCTATCGCACAATGGAAGATCTGGTACGGACGACCGGCCTCAAGCTGCAACTGACCGAGCCCGAGGAGGTATCCGCCTTCGCACTCGACGGCATTCGGGCGGGGCGTTTCTGGCTGTTGCCCGAAAGCGAGGAGAATGACGTGCTGATCGCCGCCCGGACCGAACAGATACTGGCGCGGCAGAACCCGCCGTCGGCATGGTGA
- a CDS encoding acetoacetate decarboxylase family protein has translation MSKLRYIQGPVETRASGMLRNTVYGIRATYETDPDIIAALLPQPLVAIERPEIWLQMVHVAMHVTETDTVEIGALTMGVNCTHEGAPGAYCFHMAMEGETVVTSGRERFGEPKKIAETHFERNGDHLRATCSRHGVTYFEIEGTIGEPIDQPLKFEEHLFCYKGMPSIDQPGQFDGDVFLTRLNWERNYDARRAMTGTITLRDSAFDPLADIPVRRIVDMQYVEGGTATGGTLLRKVPGEWIAPHWVGRQDDPRNVGVDVGKRKAA, from the coding sequence ATGTCCAAATTGCGTTATATTCAAGGCCCCGTCGAAACCCGTGCGTCCGGCATGCTGCGCAACACCGTCTACGGAATTCGCGCGACATATGAGACCGACCCGGACATCATCGCGGCGCTGTTGCCGCAGCCGCTGGTCGCGATCGAAAGGCCCGAAATCTGGCTGCAGATGGTGCATGTGGCGATGCATGTGACCGAAACCGACACGGTCGAAATCGGCGCGCTGACGATGGGGGTCAATTGCACTCACGAAGGGGCGCCGGGCGCCTATTGCTTCCACATGGCGATGGAAGGCGAAACCGTCGTCACCTCGGGCCGCGAACGTTTCGGCGAACCGAAAAAGATCGCGGAAACGCATTTCGAGCGCAATGGCGATCATCTGCGCGCGACCTGCTCGCGCCACGGTGTCACCTATTTCGAAATCGAAGGCACGATCGGCGAACCCATCGATCAGCCGCTGAAGTTCGAAGAGCATCTGTTCTGCTACAAGGGCATGCCGTCGATCGATCAGCCGGGCCAGTTCGACGGCGACGTCTTCCTCACCCGTCTCAACTGGGAACGCAATTACGATGCGCGGCGCGCGATGACGGGGACGATCACTCTGCGCGATTCGGCCTTCGATCCTCTCGCCGATATTCCCGTTCGCCGTATCGTCGACATGCAATATGTCGAAGGCGGGACGGCAACCGGCGGCACGTTGCTGCGCAAGGTGCCGGGCGAGTGGATCGCCCCGCACTGGGTCGGCCGGCAGGACGATCCGCGCAATGTCGGCGTCGATGTCGGCAAGCGAAAGGCCGCCTGA
- a CDS encoding Rieske 2Fe-2S domain-containing protein, translated as MPIPHGWFGIGYGSDLGVGDVRPVHYFGRDLVLFRNEQGEAGLLDAYCPHLGAHLGHGGTVEGDSIRCPFHHWAFRPNGFCSSIPYAKAFPPRAKREALAQSYPVVEKSGVIWAWYHPDEIAPTFDVIDYPEFTNPEWAEPIKREWRFASNPQEIAENGVDVAHFAYVHSMDAVPEGETDYNGVQRHSVARGHRTIDLPSGERKQLPYSVDTLQNGAGQKFTRLSGLVELSLLVIATPIEADDIELRFCFTHPKVAPGSPEEKAIEAAIENTCGQKGVEGDIPIWHNKIHRAQPFLCDGDGPILRFRRYFEQFYADGPGGNRLVEAAE; from the coding sequence ATGCCTATTCCCCACGGCTGGTTCGGAATAGGCTATGGCTCGGATCTCGGGGTCGGCGACGTCCGGCCGGTTCATTATTTCGGCCGGGATCTCGTCCTGTTTCGCAATGAACAGGGGGAGGCGGGCCTGCTCGATGCCTATTGCCCGCATCTCGGCGCGCATCTGGGGCATGGCGGAACGGTCGAGGGCGACAGCATTCGCTGTCCCTTTCATCACTGGGCGTTCCGGCCCAACGGCTTTTGCAGCAGCATCCCCTACGCCAAGGCTTTCCCGCCGCGCGCCAAGCGTGAGGCGCTCGCCCAATCCTATCCGGTGGTTGAAAAGAGTGGCGTCATCTGGGCCTGGTATCATCCCGACGAGATCGCGCCGACGTTCGACGTCATCGATTATCCCGAATTTACGAACCCCGAATGGGCCGAACCGATCAAGCGCGAATGGCGTTTCGCCAGCAATCCCCAGGAAATTGCCGAAAATGGCGTCGACGTCGCGCATTTCGCCTATGTCCACTCGATGGATGCGGTGCCCGAGGGCGAGACCGATTATAACGGTGTGCAGCGGCATAGTGTGGCGCGGGGACATCGGACCATCGACCTGCCATCGGGCGAGCGCAAACAATTGCCCTATTCGGTCGACACGCTCCAGAATGGGGCGGGACAGAAATTCACGCGGCTGAGTGGGCTCGTCGAACTGTCGCTGCTGGTTATCGCCACCCCGATCGAAGCCGACGACATCGAACTGCGTTTCTGCTTCACGCATCCAAAGGTCGCGCCGGGCTCGCCCGAGGAAAAGGCGATCGAGGCGGCGATCGAGAATACGTGCGGGCAAAAGGGCGTCGAGGGCGACATTCCGATCTGGCATAACAAGATCCACCGCGCGCAGCCTTTCCTGTGCGACGGCGACGGCCCGATCCTGCGTTTCCGTCGCTATTTCGAGCAATTTTATGCCGATGGGCCAGGCGGCAACCGTCTCGTCGAGGCGGCGGAATAG
- a CDS encoding LysR family transcriptional regulator, with translation MSSWRGIEEFLAVVDQGSFTAAGDRLGLSKSYISKTVHELEERLGVQLLVRTTRRLSLTGAGESFHRECAQLQQRLSEVEKQVGLYSTHPVGRLRIGLSDIFGSDYMSGLLAEFSAEHPGIMIEPIAYLNENEIVQESFDIVIRYGALPNSNLRARTFGYLSYCLCATPAYIAAHGWPTVPEDLLGHDCLTDRSGAIHFNGDICIRVQPKWASNSGIALRSAARKGLGIASLPVMVVRKDLAEGRMVALEEEWSYYDRECWVVYSPGIMSVATRAFIDYLVRKTGRTKVRPAMAASLVARY, from the coding sequence ATGTCGAGCTGGCGCGGGATCGAAGAATTTCTGGCGGTCGTTGACCAGGGCAGCTTTACGGCCGCGGGCGATCGGCTCGGCCTTTCGAAATCCTATATCAGCAAGACGGTGCACGAACTGGAAGAGCGGCTGGGTGTCCAGCTGCTCGTCCGCACGACGCGCCGCCTTTCGCTGACCGGCGCGGGCGAAAGCTTTCATCGCGAATGCGCGCAGCTGCAACAACGGCTGAGCGAGGTCGAAAAGCAGGTCGGCCTTTATAGCACGCATCCCGTGGGCCGGCTGCGCATCGGGCTCAGCGATATCTTCGGGTCGGACTATATGTCGGGGCTGCTCGCCGAATTCAGCGCCGAGCATCCCGGGATCATGATCGAGCCGATCGCCTATCTGAACGAGAATGAGATTGTTCAGGAAAGCTTCGACATCGTTATCCGCTATGGCGCCTTGCCCAATTCGAACCTGCGCGCGCGCACCTTTGGCTATCTGTCCTATTGCCTGTGCGCGACGCCTGCCTATATCGCGGCGCACGGCTGGCCGACGGTGCCCGAAGACCTGCTGGGCCATGATTGCCTGACCGACCGCAGCGGGGCGATCCATTTCAACGGCGATATCTGTATCCGGGTCCAGCCCAAATGGGCCAGCAACAGCGGCATCGCCCTGCGCAGCGCGGCGCGAAAGGGCCTTGGCATCGCGAGCCTGCCCGTCATGGTCGTCCGAAAGGATCTGGCCGAAGGCAGGATGGTCGCGCTGGAGGAAGAATGGTCCTATTATGACCGGGAATGCTGGGTCGTCTATTCGCCGGGTATCATGTCGGTGGCGACGCGCGCCTTCATCGACTATCTGGTGCGCAAGACGGGGCGCACGAAAGTCCGTCCCGCGATGGCCGCGTCGCTCGTCGCACGCTATTAG
- a CDS encoding amidohydrolase family protein, translated as MDRYLVISSDGHVGLPPERYRGYLESKYHQQFDETVQLEIKAREEHEKRFLIDDFNNKWRSRVGDGLEGAWDGTIRNRVLDGDGVAAEVLFPDGITERNAPPFGADIGLRPSAARAELQWAGARAHNRWLAEFCQDDPHRRIGLAVIPALYDIDETAKEIEWAKRHGLKGVFFPALTDGYDLYNHTKYHRIWAMLQEMNMPLHFHSGAAPAYDTAQPGWIGTFLCEFAFWMTRPLWAMTFGGVFEEFPKLKVCFTEAGGEFWFPWVMKLMDVRASAKHTSGKLGDYYANMSMKPSEYFARNIWVGCSALPDEETTQAYYDIGVDRILWGTDYPHPEGTWPHTFEKMSASLGGLPDDDIQAMLGINALDVYDVDADALWKIAGEIGPRRELFVKQAAE; from the coding sequence GTGGACCGTTATCTTGTCATTTCGTCGGACGGCCATGTCGGCCTGCCTCCCGAAAGATATCGCGGCTATCTGGAATCGAAATATCACCAGCAGTTCGACGAGACGGTCCAGCTCGAGATCAAGGCGCGCGAGGAGCATGAAAAGCGCTTCCTGATCGACGATTTCAACAACAAGTGGCGTTCGCGCGTCGGCGACGGGCTGGAGGGCGCGTGGGACGGCACCATTCGCAACCGCGTGCTCGACGGCGACGGCGTCGCGGCCGAAGTCCTGTTTCCCGACGGGATTACCGAACGCAACGCGCCGCCCTTTGGCGCCGATATCGGGCTTCGGCCGTCGGCGGCACGCGCCGAGCTGCAATGGGCCGGCGCGCGCGCGCATAATCGCTGGCTGGCCGAATTCTGTCAGGACGATCCGCACCGCCGCATCGGGCTTGCCGTTATCCCGGCGCTCTATGACATCGACGAGACCGCGAAAGAGATTGAGTGGGCGAAGCGCCACGGCCTGAAGGGTGTGTTTTTCCCGGCGCTGACCGACGGCTATGATCTCTATAACCACACCAAATATCATCGCATCTGGGCGATGCTTCAGGAAATGAACATGCCGCTTCATTTCCACTCGGGCGCGGCGCCGGCCTATGACACGGCGCAGCCCGGCTGGATCGGCACCTTTCTGTGCGAGTTCGCTTTCTGGATGACGCGGCCCCTGTGGGCGATGACCTTCGGCGGCGTTTTTGAAGAATTTCCGAAGCTGAAGGTCTGCTTCACCGAGGCCGGCGGCGAATTCTGGTTCCCCTGGGTGATGAAGCTGATGGATGTCCGCGCTTCGGCCAAGCATACAAGCGGAAAACTCGGCGATTATTATGCCAATATGAGCATGAAGCCGAGCGAGTATTTCGCGCGCAACATCTGGGTCGGCTGCTCGGCGCTGCCCGATGAGGAAACGACGCAGGCCTATTATGACATCGGCGTCGATCGCATCCTGTGGGGCACCGACTATCCGCACCCCGAAGGGACATGGCCGCACACTTTCGAGAAAATGTCGGCCAGCCTTGGCGGATTGCCCGACGACGATATTCAGGCGATGCTCGGCATCAACGCGCTCGACGTCTATGATGTCGATGCCGATGCGCTGTGGAAAATTGCGGGCGAAATCGGCCCGCGCCGCGAATTGTTCGTCAAGCAGGCAGCCGAATAG
- a CDS encoding MFS transporter: protein MSVALDPPRIGARWVLPFLGAVTFLTAIGNIGLVSVMPTIGRLLHIPDFLVAGIFSLSALTWAISAPFWVGRIERKGPNPYIRAGLFGFVLSMGGCALSVELGLLGLLTPFAAFLLFSVLRSTYGLLGSAAATATQALIAVETAGAARTRAITTLAGALSLGTIVGPAIAPMMIVDPLGPLGPMLGFALLGGLALAGAFICLPRDRHRGTPVPGGAAAMSLALVWRRKGIGQHLSFGLLLCSAQAINLYTIGFVIIDRMADDPMAAQRMIGLAMTTAAAAALLGQWGFVRLFAPSPLSMMRIGTAFALAGNGLAVFDGHVYAAVVGFVLASFGYGLARPGFSAAASLAGATEDQVAIASAITFIAGASITLPPVIASAAYQWWRPAPFAIAAAIGGALLISHLLPVLVRHIVHDER from the coding sequence ATGTCCGTGGCTCTGGACCCGCCCCGAATCGGGGCGCGGTGGGTGCTGCCCTTCCTCGGGGCAGTGACCTTCCTCACCGCGATCGGCAATATCGGCCTGGTGTCGGTGATGCCGACGATCGGCCGGCTGCTGCACATCCCCGATTTCCTGGTCGCGGGCATTTTTTCGCTTTCGGCGCTGACCTGGGCGATCAGCGCGCCCTTCTGGGTCGGCCGGATCGAGCGCAAAGGGCCGAATCCCTATATCCGGGCGGGGCTCTTCGGCTTCGTCCTGTCGATGGGGGGCTGTGCGCTGTCGGTCGAGCTGGGGCTGCTGGGGCTGCTCACGCCCTTCGCCGCCTTCCTGCTCTTTTCGGTCTTGCGATCGACCTATGGCCTGCTCGGTTCGGCGGCCGCGACCGCGACGCAGGCGCTGATCGCGGTCGAGACCGCGGGCGCTGCCCGGACGCGGGCGATCACGACGCTGGCCGGTGCGCTCAGCCTCGGCACCATCGTCGGCCCCGCGATCGCGCCCATGATGATCGTCGACCCGTTGGGCCCGCTTGGGCCGATGCTCGGCTTTGCGCTGCTCGGCGGCCTTGCCCTGGCCGGCGCCTTCATATGCCTGCCGCGCGACCGGCATCGCGGAACGCCGGTGCCGGGCGGCGCGGCGGCCATGTCGCTCGCGCTTGTGTGGCGCCGCAAGGGGATCGGGCAGCATCTCAGCTTTGGCTTGCTGCTCTGTTCGGCGCAGGCGATCAACCTTTATACCATCGGCTTCGTGATCATCGACCGGATGGCCGACGATCCGATGGCGGCGCAGCGGATGATCGGGCTCGCCATGACGACCGCCGCCGCCGCCGCGCTGCTCGGCCAATGGGGTTTCGTGCGGCTGTTCGCTCCCTCGCCGCTTTCGATGATGCGGATCGGAACCGCTTTTGCCCTTGCCGGCAATGGCTTGGCCGTATTCGATGGCCATGTGTATGCCGCTGTCGTGGGCTTTGTGCTTGCCAGCTTCGGCTATGGCCTCGCGCGTCCGGGGTTCAGCGCGGCGGCGTCGCTTGCGGGAGCGACCGAGGATCAGGTCGCGATCGCCTCCGCGATCACCTTCATCGCCGGGGCGTCGATCACCCTGCCGCCGGTTATCGCGTCCGCCGCCTATCAATGGTGGCGCCCGGCGCCGTTCGCGATCGCCGCCGCAATCGGCGGCGCGTTGCTGATCAGCCACCTGCTGCCCGTGCTCGTCCGGCATATTGTCCATGACGAGCGATAG